ACGAATTGGTATATCAATGGGAAAGGATATACTAGACAGTCACTGAAAATTATATTAAATTTCTGCCCCATAGTCAAGAAAAACGGTATTTAAGAAATATTTTTACTCACATAGATATCCATACCACTTGTGAATATCTAATTATCTGTTGATAACCTATTTTAGTTTTGGTATTATTGATTTACGCCTGTGGATAATTTTAGTTATCCAGTTTTTACACAGCCTGTGGATAAAACTGTGTACAACTTTTGTTGATTAATAAATATTATACCCCAATCAAATTATTTCACGACATCACATTCCCTTATTATTAAGGGATTTTTTTCCGGATTCATTAAGTAGTTTGGAGGGTTGCTCAAGAAATATGCAAAATGATGTCCTGGCCAGATGGGAACAGGTGCTAATTCGCTTGGAAAAACAGGTTAATAAGCACTCTTTTGAAACCTGGCTCACTAAATGCAAACCAGTCGCTTTCTATGATAATACCATTATTATAGAAGTTCCTGATCACTTCTCTAAAAGTTGGCTGGCAGACCGATACGCACCTATTATTAAACAAGCATATGAATCTATTATGCATCAGGAAATTTCTCTGCAATTTATTCTGGCCGGTCAAGAGGTGGATCAGCCTAAACCAAAGGAGAGATCTTCGGAAGAAACTTACATTAATATACTTAACCCCAGATATACCTTTGATACTTTCGTTGTGGGTAATAGTAATCGTTTTGCTCATGCTGCATCTTTAGCCGTTGCGGAATCACCAGCAAAGGCATATAACCCATTATTTATTTACGGTGGTGTTGGTTTAGGGAAAACTCACTTGATGCATGCCATTGGTCACTATATTCTTGAAAACAATCAAAATCTTAAAGTGGCCTATGTTACCTCAGAAAAATTCACAAACGAGTTGATCAATTCAATTCGAGATGATCAAACCGTAGAGTTTCGTAACAAATATCGTAGTATGGATATTCTATTAATTGACGACATTCAATTTCTAGAGAAAAAAGAACGAACCCAGGAAGAATTTTTCCATACTTTTAATACCTTGTATGAAGCAAATAAGCAAATAATTATCTCCAGTGACCGTCCTCCTAAAGAAATTGCCACCCTAGAGGACCGACTTCGTTCACGTTTTGAATGGGGATTAATAACAGATATGCAGTCTCCAGATTATGAAACAAGAGTAGCTATTTTAAGGAAAAAGGCACAACTGGAGGCTATTAAAAATATTCCTGATGAGACTATTGCTTATATTGCTGATAAGATTCAATCCAATATTCGTGAGTTAGAAGGGGCATTAATTAGAGTAAGTGCCTTTTCTTCATTAGAACAAAGAGATGCAACACCTCAGCTGGCTGCTGAAGTTTTAAAGGATGTCATAGCCCCCAGCAAACCCAAAATTATTACCACTCCTTTAATAATGCAGACTGTTGCAGATTTTTATGGATTGAGAATTGAAGATCTTAAAGCAAAAAAGAGAACACGCTCAGTTGCTTTCCCCAGACAAGTGGCTATGTATTTGGCCAGGGAACTGACTGACCTTTCTCTACCTAAGATTGGTGATGAGTTTGGTGGTAGAGACCATACCACTGTTTTGCATGCCTGCGATAAAATCACTACCGATTTATCCAGTGACCCAGTTCTTCAAGAAACCATTAAAGAATTAAAAAAACGAATCGGTGAATAATGTGAATAACCTTGGACAAGTATTGTTAACACTGTGGATTCCTTAGTAAGTTGTGTTTTTGTGGATAAAACCTGTGAACAAGTTTCGGGATTTTTCTCCACAGTTTCTTTACAGGCAAAAATTCATCCACAGTAAGGCCTAAGATGTGATATACACAAATTAACAACCCTTATTACTACTACTAGCCTAAAAAACATATAAAAAATAAAAATAAACATAACGGGGGAAGGCTATGAAAATAATCTGTACCCGTCAAAATCTAATTCAAGGCGTGACTACTGCTCAAAGGGCAGTATCTGCCAAAAACCCTCTGCCCATCCTATCTGGTATTTTGTTAACAGCTAAAGATAATAAACTTAAGCTGCAAGCAACTGACCTGGAAATGGGTATTCAATGTGTTGTTCCTTGCACAACACAAGAAGAGGGTTCTATTGTATTGCCCGCCAAATATTTAAGTGAAATAGTAAGAAGATTACCCGATTCTCCGATACAAATTGAATCAAATCAAGGTACAAACGTAATAATTCGCTATGGGCAATCTGAAATTACAATTAATGGTTTTGACGCAGAGGAATTCCCTACTTTTCCTAAACCACAAAGCAAGAATTCCTTAACCATTCCTGAAGAAGAATTAAAAGAATACTTACGACAGATTCTCTTTGCCACCTTATCAGATGAAAACAGACCAGTATTTACCGGTGTTTTGATGGAAATTTTAAATGGGACACTAAGATTAGTGACAACAGATACGCACCGTCTTGCCATGCGAGAAATAAAGGATTCATCCGTTGATAATGATATAAACATTATTATCCCTGGTAAAACTCTTAATGAACTGACCAGGGTAATTGGTGCTGCTGATCAACAAGTCACCATTTCGCTAGGTGAAAACCAAATAATTTTTGGGATGGAGGATACCCTACTAATATCAAGACTTATTGAAGGTCAATTTCCTAATTACCGTCAGGTTATTCCCCAGGGACACAAAACAAGGATTCGACTTAAAACAAAGGATTTGCTAGAGGCCTCAGAAAGGGCATCTTTGTTGGCCCGAGTGGGCACGCAAATTATTCGTTTAAACATTGAAGAAGAAAAAATAATTCTCACTGCCAATACTGAAGTAGGTAGGATTCACGAAGAGGTACCTGTTTATTTACAAGGAGAATCTCTCCAAATTTCCTTTAATGCCATGTACCTAATTGATGCGCTTCGGGCAATCGGCAGTGATAATATATATTTTGATCTGTCGGGTCCCCTCAGCCCAGGCATATTAAGACCTGTTGAGGGTGATGATTACCTCTCATTGATATTACCAGTACGAACAACTTAAGGAGAGATACTTTTGACACAGCCGATTAAAGTAAATAAAGACATACGTTTAGACCAATTTTTAAAGTGGGCTAATATAACCGGCTCTGGTGGAGA
This genomic interval from Desulforamulus reducens MI-1 contains the following:
- the dnaA gene encoding chromosomal replication initiator protein DnaA, whose amino-acid sequence is MQNDVLARWEQVLIRLEKQVNKHSFETWLTKCKPVAFYDNTIIIEVPDHFSKSWLADRYAPIIKQAYESIMHQEISLQFILAGQEVDQPKPKERSSEETYINILNPRYTFDTFVVGNSNRFAHAASLAVAESPAKAYNPLFIYGGVGLGKTHLMHAIGHYILENNQNLKVAYVTSEKFTNELINSIRDDQTVEFRNKYRSMDILLIDDIQFLEKKERTQEEFFHTFNTLYEANKQIIISSDRPPKEIATLEDRLRSRFEWGLITDMQSPDYETRVAILRKKAQLEAIKNIPDETIAYIADKIQSNIRELEGALIRVSAFSSLEQRDATPQLAAEVLKDVIAPSKPKIITTPLIMQTVADFYGLRIEDLKAKKRTRSVAFPRQVAMYLARELTDLSLPKIGDEFGGRDHTTVLHACDKITTDLSSDPVLQETIKELKKRIGE
- the dnaN gene encoding DNA polymerase III subunit beta: MKIICTRQNLIQGVTTAQRAVSAKNPLPILSGILLTAKDNKLKLQATDLEMGIQCVVPCTTQEEGSIVLPAKYLSEIVRRLPDSPIQIESNQGTNVIIRYGQSEITINGFDAEEFPTFPKPQSKNSLTIPEEELKEYLRQILFATLSDENRPVFTGVLMEILNGTLRLVTTDTHRLAMREIKDSSVDNDINIIIPGKTLNELTRVIGAADQQVTISLGENQIIFGMEDTLLISRLIEGQFPNYRQVIPQGHKTRIRLKTKDLLEASERASLLARVGTQIIRLNIEEEKIILTANTEVGRIHEEVPVYLQGESLQISFNAMYLIDALRAIGSDNIYFDLSGPLSPGILRPVEGDDYLSLILPVRTT